A genomic region of Lachnoclostridium edouardi contains the following coding sequences:
- a CDS encoding carbohydrate ABC transporter permease, with translation MKNWNQKRRDTAIAWLFVFPATFAFVIFMFWPLAYTVYLSFLKWNMVAPVKKFVGFKNYIDIIKDKDTVQIVVNTLLYICILVLINFAVPYVLAFVNTFVMKKGKGIYKTLLFIPSLISLVVGAIVLQWIFNPISGPIAGVLGKFGLTMPTWSKTKGLVIFVISLAAVLKSFGYNFLVLLSGMGSVSEELIEAARLEKTPDHTIFRKIVMPLTSSTAIYVLIISIVQGMQYVFTPIKVLTQGGPNNASSNIIYGVYQQGFGFFNTGKASALSIMTMVIFLVLLFLEFKYVERGVYYEN, from the coding sequence ATGAAAAACTGGAATCAAAAAAGGCGGGATACAGCAATCGCATGGCTGTTTGTTTTTCCGGCCACCTTTGCCTTTGTGATTTTTATGTTCTGGCCCCTGGCATATACAGTATATTTAAGCTTTCTGAAGTGGAATATGGTGGCGCCGGTTAAAAAATTTGTAGGATTTAAAAATTATATTGACATTATTAAGGACAAGGATACAGTTCAGATTGTAGTAAATACTTTACTGTACATCTGCATCCTGGTGCTGATAAACTTTGCAGTTCCATATGTACTGGCCTTTGTAAATACATTTGTAATGAAAAAGGGAAAAGGGATTTATAAAACCTTACTGTTTATTCCCAGCTTAATTTCCCTGGTAGTAGGAGCTATTGTACTGCAGTGGATTTTCAACCCTATTTCCGGACCGATTGCAGGAGTTTTAGGAAAATTTGGCTTGACTATGCCTACCTGGTCTAAAACAAAGGGACTTGTAATCTTTGTTATTTCCCTGGCAGCTGTATTAAAAAGCTTTGGATACAACTTCCTGGTGCTGCTTTCAGGAATGGGAAGCGTGTCAGAGGAGCTGATTGAGGCGGCCAGACTGGAGAAAACGCCGGACCACACAATTTTCAGAAAAATTGTTATGCCTCTTACATCATCTACTGCTATTTACGTTTTAATTATCAGTATTGTACAAGGTATGCAGTATGTATTTACTCCAATTAAAGTATTAACACAAGGCGGCCCAAACAACGCCAGCTCCAATATTATTTACGGAGTATACCAGCAGGGATTTGGATTTTTCAATACCGGAAAAGCGTCGGCCCTGTCTATTATGACTATGGTGATTTTCCTGGTGCTCCTGTTTTTAGAGTTTAAATATGTAGAGAGAGGGGTTTACTATGAAAACTAG
- a CDS encoding carbohydrate ABC transporter permease, with translation MKTRKRTEIFWHVVLIIIVILSLYPIFFAVSTSFKTLTEAFNSSSLIPKEFTTAAYTNVLEKIPFVKITANTFIIAFVVTIFKLVTGVLAAYSFVFFNYKGKNVMYFILVSTIFIPFTVTMIPNFITISNIGLRDNIFGVALPQLADATGIFLLRQHMRGIPKSLVEVAKLEKASHFNILRTIVVPMVKPAILSIGIIFFINSWNEFVWPSLILKSEENYTLSLALQMFVSAEGGTDIPVAMAISVLTMALPLAIYAVCQKYIINTFAQSGIKG, from the coding sequence ATGAAAACTAGAAAGCGGACAGAAATATTCTGGCATGTAGTGCTGATTATTATTGTAATCTTATCCCTGTACCCTATTTTCTTTGCAGTGTCCACTTCCTTTAAAACATTGACAGAGGCTTTTAACAGCTCTTCCCTGATTCCAAAGGAATTTACAACAGCTGCTTACACCAATGTACTGGAAAAGATTCCATTTGTAAAAATTACGGCAAATACCTTTATTATCGCCTTTGTAGTAACTATTTTTAAGCTGGTTACAGGAGTTTTGGCAGCTTACAGCTTTGTATTTTTTAATTACAAGGGAAAAAATGTAATGTATTTCATATTAGTAAGCACAATTTTCATTCCTTTTACAGTAACTATGATTCCAAACTTTATTACAATTTCAAATATTGGACTGAGGGATAATATTTTTGGCGTGGCCCTGCCTCAGTTGGCAGACGCCACAGGCATATTCCTGTTAAGACAGCATATGAGAGGAATTCCTAAGTCCCTGGTAGAGGTGGCGAAGCTGGAAAAGGCTTCTCATTTTAACATTCTGCGCACCATAGTAGTTCCTATGGTAAAGCCGGCGATTTTGTCTATTGGAATTATTTTCTTTATTAATTCCTGGAACGAGTTTGTGTGGCCGTCTTTGATTTTAAAATCCGAAGAAAATTACACCTTATCTCTGGCTCTTCAAATGTTTGTCAGCGCAGAGGGAGGTACAGATATTCCTGTGGCTATGGCTATTTCCGTACTTACTATGGCGCTGCCGTTGGCCATTTACGCAGTATGTCAGAAATATATTATTAACACATTTGCACAGTCAGGCATTAAAGGATAA
- a CDS encoding ABC transporter ATP-binding protein, with product MDSIRFENVSKSFGKTKVINNLNLSIEKGERLILLGPSGCGKSTILRMISGLESVSTGNLYLNGKLANNIDSGDRDIAMVFQNYALYPHMTIEENVGYGLKIHKEKKDVIKSRVAEAIGILGLTGLEGRYPRELSGGQRQRVALARAIVKHSDFFLLDEPLSNLDAQLRGQARKELVKIHEMYGQTFIYVTHDQIEAMTVGQRIALVSEGDLQMLDTPHNVYHRPANIFVAKFIGSPSMNIINVKLEGRELVLGDQKVELPEMWLNQIQKEEHSQLKLGIRPENVLFTREKTKYSIEVDIKYVENYGNRVGFYTEIGGEEMISIMPEDEFTVGEKVYWNILPERLHFFDGNTTQSVGYPEEMGR from the coding sequence ATGGATAGCATTCGTTTTGAAAATGTAAGCAAATCTTTTGGAAAGACAAAAGTTATAAATAATCTGAACCTGTCAATTGAAAAGGGAGAAAGATTGATTCTTTTAGGCCCCTCCGGCTGTGGAAAATCTACTATTTTAAGAATGATCAGCGGCCTGGAATCTGTCAGCACAGGAAATCTTTACTTAAATGGAAAGCTGGCCAACAATATAGACAGCGGCGACAGAGATATTGCCATGGTATTTCAGAATTACGCCTTATATCCTCACATGACCATTGAGGAAAATGTAGGCTACGGCCTGAAAATCCACAAGGAGAAAAAAGATGTAATTAAGTCCAGAGTGGCGGAGGCCATTGGGATTTTAGGACTGACTGGCCTGGAGGGCAGATATCCAAGAGAGCTGTCCGGCGGCCAGAGACAAAGGGTGGCTTTAGCCAGAGCCATTGTAAAGCACTCTGATTTCTTCCTTTTGGACGAGCCTTTATCTAACCTGGACGCCCAGTTAAGAGGGCAGGCCAGAAAAGAGCTGGTAAAAATCCACGAAATGTACGGACAGACATTTATTTACGTTACTCACGACCAGATTGAGGCTATGACAGTGGGACAGAGAATCGCCTTAGTCAGCGAAGGGGACCTTCAGATGTTAGATACGCCTCACAACGTTTATCACCGCCCGGCTAATATTTTTGTGGCCAAGTTTATCGGCTCCCCGTCAATGAACATTATTAATGTAAAATTAGAAGGCAGAGAGCTGGTTTTAGGAGATCAGAAGGTAGAGCTGCCTGAAATGTGGCTGAATCAGATTCAAAAAGAGGAGCACTCTCAGTTAAAATTGGGAATCAGGCCTGAAAATGTATTATTTACCAGGGAAAAAACAAAATATTCTATAGAAGTGGACATTAAGTATGTGGAGAACTACGGAAACAGAGTAGGCTTTTACACTGAAATTGGAGGAGAGGAAATGATCTCCATTATGCCTGAGGACGAATTTACAGTAGGAGAAAAGGTTTACTGGAACATTCTTCCTGAAAGACTGCATTTCTTTGACGGAAACACTACCCAGTCTGTAGGATATCCAGAGGAAATGGGCAGATAA
- a CDS encoding MgtC/SapB family protein: MEEWVLVELGYLGRIVLAGICGGVIGYERQSKRKIAGLRTHVIVAVSSALMIILSKYGFQDVLDEYVKLDPSRVASGIVTAIGFLGSGMIFFRNNSVSGLTTSAGVWATVGVGMAVGAGMYAVGVATTIIVLLVELFLGRKGVLSGKGKELRDIVAECKQEDERPGRALADLRKAVEECGGKITRITVKKKEDGIMKVYMQAETEDNWDAASFTAAAVSRTEIIKITV, from the coding sequence TTGGAAGAATGGGTGCTTGTAGAATTAGGATATTTAGGGAGAATTGTGCTGGCAGGCATTTGCGGAGGCGTAATTGGATACGAAAGGCAGAGCAAAAGAAAAATTGCAGGTTTAAGGACCCATGTGATTGTAGCCGTGTCTTCTGCTTTAATGATTATTCTTTCTAAATATGGGTTCCAGGATGTGCTGGATGAATATGTGAAGCTGGACCCTTCCAGGGTGGCTTCAGGAATTGTAACAGCCATTGGATTTTTAGGCTCAGGTATGATATTTTTCAGAAATAACAGCGTCAGCGGTTTAACTACGTCGGCAGGAGTGTGGGCTACAGTAGGAGTGGGGATGGCAGTGGGAGCAGGAATGTATGCAGTAGGAGTGGCAACTACAATTATTGTGCTTTTGGTGGAACTGTTTCTGGGCAGAAAAGGAGTGCTTTCAGGAAAGGGAAAAGAGCTTAGAGATATTGTAGCTGAATGTAAACAGGAAGATGAAAGGCCTGGAAGGGCTTTGGCAGATCTGCGCAAGGCTGTGGAGGAATGCGGAGGAAAAATTACACGGATTACAGTAAAGAAAAAAGAAGACGGAATTATGAAGGTATACATGCAGGCGGAGACAGAGGACAACTGGGATGCAGCCAGCTTTACAGCCGCGGCTGTTTCCAGAACAGAGATTATAAAAATTACTGTGTAA
- a CDS encoding sensor histidine kinase yields MKRKYFKRLFIAFLFAAIFPICLCVIAISIGNYRMSRERYSSKARDLAAVSSGNVEKLMEEYSQVLDSLSSDSAVARYMAGDQDMDPEELLKPLQTGRDNRIRLHIVRLKDMKIYPGAATSLYQPSIYYGWGVIDRMNRFPGEMAIFPNCTAKGEGYSICLNLGKAVMGKDGSITGYIVLDLYRDTFFNAVRNVEDGEIAFTVADREGRVILDTTGQFEEGKTAGETEALKGYILEQKSDSYGLQLNAYYNISDFYESTRMLLTVTAIVFTVTVTISFILARIFANRMYRPIDTLVKSMNDVTEGKLDIKIDIHKHDSDEMKLVSSVFNWMINRIHMLIEDAKEESERKKNAQLKALQAQISPHFLYNMLNEIKALAKLGRTEDIAEFVIHLGKLLRRSITFQDDFVLLRDDLKFVDDYVRLQQIRYDQLFAVNISMDEDVLDCRIPNLVIQPLAENAIIHGFTADRDDYILSIRGYRDKDNLHIEIYDNGIGVEKEYLKYINNVEKGVGIYGGLGVENVQKRLVLIYGMQYGLKMESEKGRYTKVIITLPYNVECNEEENHN; encoded by the coding sequence GTGAAAAGAAAATATTTTAAACGATTATTTATTGCATTTTTATTTGCTGCAATTTTCCCTATTTGTCTTTGCGTTATTGCCATTTCTATTGGAAATTACAGAATGTCCAGAGAGCGGTACAGCAGCAAAGCCAGAGATTTAGCGGCGGTCAGCTCCGGCAATGTGGAGAAGCTGATGGAGGAGTACAGTCAGGTTTTAGACAGTCTTTCTTCAGATTCTGCGGTGGCCCGGTATATGGCCGGGGATCAGGATATGGACCCGGAGGAGCTGTTAAAGCCTTTGCAGACAGGCAGAGACAACAGAATCCGCCTTCATATTGTACGGCTGAAGGATATGAAAATCTATCCGGGAGCGGCCACCTCCCTGTACCAGCCGTCTATTTATTATGGATGGGGAGTTATAGACAGAATGAACAGGTTTCCCGGAGAAATGGCCATATTTCCCAACTGCACTGCCAAAGGAGAGGGGTATAGTATCTGCCTGAATCTGGGCAAGGCTGTTATGGGGAAGGACGGAAGCATTACAGGGTATATTGTTTTAGATCTGTACAGGGATACTTTTTTTAATGCTGTGAGAAATGTGGAGGACGGAGAAATTGCCTTTACTGTGGCTGACAGAGAAGGCCGGGTGATTCTGGACACTACAGGACAGTTTGAAGAGGGGAAAACCGCCGGGGAAACAGAAGCTCTGAAAGGGTATATTTTAGAGCAGAAAAGCGATTCCTATGGACTGCAGCTGAATGCATACTATAATATTTCTGACTTTTATGAAAGTACCAGAATGCTTTTAACAGTCACGGCAATAGTATTTACAGTGACAGTTACCATCAGCTTTATTTTAGCCCGTATTTTTGCCAACAGAATGTACCGCCCCATTGACACTCTTGTAAAGTCTATGAATGATGTGACTGAGGGAAAGCTGGATATTAAAATTGATATTCATAAACATGACAGTGATGAAATGAAGCTGGTAAGCTCTGTGTTTAACTGGATGATTAACAGAATTCACATGCTGATCGAGGACGCGAAAGAAGAAAGCGAGAGGAAGAAAAACGCCCAGCTAAAGGCTTTGCAGGCCCAGATCAGCCCTCATTTTCTTTACAATATGTTAAACGAGATTAAGGCTCTGGCAAAGCTGGGCAGAACTGAGGATATTGCAGAATTTGTGATTCATCTGGGAAAGCTGTTAAGGAGAAGCATTACTTTTCAGGACGATTTTGTTTTGCTGAGAGATGATCTGAAATTTGTAGATGATTACGTCCGCCTGCAGCAGATCAGGTACGATCAGTTATTTGCTGTAAATATTTCCATGGACGAGGACGTGCTGGACTGCCGCATTCCAAACCTGGTGATTCAGCCTTTGGCGGAAAACGCCATTATCCACGGATTTACAGCCGACAGGGACGACTATATTTTAAGCATTCGAGGCTATAGGGACAAGGACAATCTTCACATAGAAATTTATGATAACGGAATCGGCGTAGAAAAGGAATATCTGAAGTATATTAACAATGTGGAAAAGGGCGTGGGAATATACGGAGGCTTAGGAGTGGAAAATGTGCAGAAAAGATTGGTTCTGATTTACGGGATGCAGTACGGCCTAAAAATGGAAAGTGAAAAGGGCAGGTATACAAAGGTAATTATTACTTTGCCTTATAATGTGGAATGTAATGAAGAAGAAAACCATAATTAA
- a CDS encoding extracellular solute-binding protein, whose translation MKKKTIIKAGIFIFAAAVILSAVYKTGLDNRIKKNADAEEIADISILISTGGDHLREEYVSREIEAFQAEHERYRVQVTFVESDTLAFLKLLYSNGEQVYDIVSLGGESVVSAAEQKLVYPLDQFVLRDYGLSWLNQIPPMFMENTSFRGKLYALPYVKSRLYYYTRKEEALPEAITIWEVMNRSSENNVTGIPINVVLKDMMLSRPAGHWEADHSQIPYEVNTRFKEELLNSLKTRDSSSILFAESYDKEIEEFLQGVTDSLVLDEYYEDRLESADHLKKSRLYINNSASWSLQGGNLFLVNRGSSHDYEDGWQVIRYLCDKNAGKQKEEEEKNGEPIYYRKISSRYNTKVQLITDRMISEFLHGSQTAEELLLDLQAQIENIQSQ comes from the coding sequence ATGAAGAAGAAAACCATAATTAAAGCAGGGATTTTTATATTTGCAGCAGCAGTTATTCTGTCTGCAGTTTATAAAACAGGGTTGGATAACAGAATAAAGAAAAATGCAGACGCAGAAGAGATTGCAGATATCAGCATTTTGATCTCCACAGGCGGGGACCATTTAAGAGAAGAATATGTGTCCAGGGAGATAGAAGCTTTTCAGGCTGAGCATGAAAGATACAGGGTGCAGGTTACTTTTGTAGAGTCAGATACCCTGGCCTTTTTAAAGCTTTTGTATTCCAATGGGGAGCAGGTTTATGATATTGTCAGCTTAGGAGGAGAGTCTGTAGTCTCCGCTGCAGAACAAAAGCTGGTTTATCCGTTAGACCAGTTTGTATTAAGAGATTACGGGCTTTCATGGCTGAATCAAATTCCGCCAATGTTTATGGAAAATACTTCCTTCAGAGGAAAATTGTATGCGCTTCCCTATGTAAAAAGCAGGCTGTATTACTACACCAGAAAAGAGGAGGCTTTGCCGGAAGCCATTACTATTTGGGAGGTTATGAACCGGTCATCGGAAAATAATGTAACCGGGATTCCTATTAACGTGGTGCTGAAGGACATGATGCTGTCCAGGCCTGCCGGACACTGGGAAGCAGATCACAGCCAGATTCCCTACGAGGTAAATACCAGGTTTAAGGAGGAGCTGCTAAACAGTTTGAAAACAAGAGACAGCAGCAGTATTCTTTTCGCAGAAAGCTATGATAAGGAAATAGAAGAATTCCTGCAGGGAGTAACAGACAGCCTGGTGTTAGACGAGTATTATGAGGACAGGCTAGAGAGTGCAGACCACCTGAAAAAAAGCAGGCTGTATATAAATAACTCTGCCTCCTGGAGCCTTCAGGGCGGCAATTTATTTCTGGTAAATAGAGGATCGTCCCACGATTATGAAGACGGGTGGCAGGTGATCCGGTATTTATGCGATAAAAATGCAGGAAAACAGAAAGAAGAAGAGGAAAAAAACGGGGAGCCGATTTATTACAGAAAAATCAGTTCCAGATATAACACAAAGGTACAGCTGATTACAGACAGAATGATTTCTGAATTTCTCCATGGGAGCCAGACAGCAGAAGAGCTTTTGCTGGATCTGCAGGCTCAGATTGAAAATATTCAGAGTCAGTAA
- a CDS encoding response regulator transcription factor, protein MYQVYIVDDAVLTRKALVMTVPWEQWDCVVVGSADDGEKAFEEIVKLSPDIVITDIRMVRMSGLEMIEKCREANIKVQFIIISGYNEFEYAKKAMKMEVLDYILKPIDDQELYQAILRAIHRLEEQNVKKSGHLEGESRQPLIDYDENNLNAYLRQALKYVRENYSSDLSVRSVAGYLNISESYLAKLFKTEINITFLEYLTRVRLRKSMELMKDKNMPIYEIAQRVGYKDYRYFSGTFKKYIGIGPKEYQMRT, encoded by the coding sequence ATGTATCAGGTTTATATTGTAGATGACGCAGTTCTTACCAGAAAAGCGCTTGTGATGACAGTGCCCTGGGAGCAATGGGACTGCGTGGTAGTAGGATCGGCGGACGACGGGGAAAAGGCGTTTGAGGAGATTGTAAAGCTGTCCCCTGATATTGTTATTACAGATATCCGCATGGTGCGCATGAGCGGTCTGGAGATGATTGAAAAGTGCAGAGAAGCAAATATAAAGGTGCAGTTTATTATTATTTCCGGGTACAATGAATTTGAATATGCCAAAAAAGCTATGAAAATGGAGGTGCTGGATTATATTTTAAAGCCTATTGACGACCAGGAGCTTTATCAGGCTATTTTAAGGGCCATACACAGGCTGGAGGAGCAAAATGTAAAGAAAAGCGGACATTTGGAGGGGGAAAGCCGCCAGCCTCTTATTGATTATGATGAAAATAACTTAAACGCCTATTTAAGGCAGGCTTTAAAATATGTAAGGGAAAATTACAGCTCTGATTTATCAGTGCGCTCAGTGGCAGGGTATTTAAATATCAGCGAAAGCTATCTGGCAAAATTGTTTAAAACAGAGATTAATATTACGTTTCTGGAATATCTTACAAGAGTAAGGCTGAGGAAATCCATGGAGCTTATGAAGGATAAAAACATGCCTATTTATGAGATTGCTCAAAGAGTGGGGTATAAGGATTACAGGTATTTCAGCGGAACATTTAAAAAGTATATAGGAATTGGGCCGAAAGAGTATCAGATGAGAACTTAA
- a CDS encoding ABC transporter substrate-binding protein, which translates to MKKVWKKLAAAGMAAALGATALTGCSGGGSTNEQPAESGAETTKEPIEITFWHVYSENFGAPVIKEMVEEFNNTHDDIKVKEVYNPDMYPGLMQNLQAEVAAGNPPSICMIGYNYIKYFAANFNYISPQDLVDQYVPEDKDYLSTTFLDNVLSLAQVDGEQIGLPYCISAPILCYNPDLFQQAGLDPEKGPESWAEVQEYAKQITEKTGEYGFYMQEYADNWAVQGLLESNGASMLQDDKAAFATPEGVEAYQILADMVLKDKSALHITADEGIQAFCNGKVGIACISSAKIGTVTQAAQFDVKGAAFPGFEGKEKKLPTGGNFLPITAQTEEEQKAAWEFIKFVMQPEWLAKWTENTGYLPPRQEVKEEEGLKAYIEENQMLKVAFDEMEDLQPWAAYPGDMGTQAEQLLADTRDKILDGSQTPEEALKEAQDTLNKMLEEQ; encoded by the coding sequence ATGAAAAAAGTGTGGAAAAAGCTGGCGGCAGCCGGTATGGCGGCAGCACTTGGGGCAACTGCTCTCACAGGATGCAGCGGCGGAGGCAGCACAAATGAACAGCCGGCGGAAAGTGGAGCTGAGACAACAAAAGAGCCTATTGAAATCACATTCTGGCACGTTTATTCAGAGAACTTCGGAGCACCTGTTATTAAGGAAATGGTGGAGGAATTTAACAACACCCACGACGACATTAAGGTAAAGGAAGTATATAATCCAGACATGTACCCAGGCCTGATGCAGAACCTTCAGGCGGAAGTAGCGGCAGGAAATCCTCCTTCTATCTGTATGATCGGCTATAACTACATTAAATACTTTGCAGCAAACTTTAATTACATCAGTCCTCAGGATCTGGTTGACCAGTATGTGCCGGAGGACAAGGATTATCTGAGCACTACCTTTTTAGACAACGTACTTAGTCTGGCTCAGGTAGACGGAGAGCAGATCGGCCTTCCATATTGTATCAGCGCTCCTATTTTGTGCTATAACCCAGACTTATTTCAGCAGGCCGGCTTAGATCCTGAAAAAGGACCGGAGAGCTGGGCAGAGGTACAGGAGTACGCAAAACAGATTACAGAAAAAACAGGAGAATACGGCTTCTATATGCAGGAATACGCAGACAACTGGGCAGTTCAGGGTCTGTTAGAAAGCAATGGAGCCAGTATGCTGCAGGATGATAAGGCGGCGTTTGCCACACCAGAAGGCGTAGAAGCATATCAGATTCTGGCAGACATGGTACTGAAGGATAAAAGCGCTCTCCACATTACTGCTGATGAGGGAATCCAGGCATTCTGCAACGGCAAGGTGGGAATCGCATGTATTTCCAGTGCAAAAATCGGAACTGTTACACAGGCAGCTCAGTTTGACGTAAAGGGAGCGGCATTCCCTGGATTTGAAGGAAAAGAGAAAAAGCTTCCTACAGGAGGAAACTTCCTTCCTATTACAGCTCAGACAGAAGAAGAGCAGAAAGCAGCATGGGAATTTATTAAGTTCGTTATGCAGCCGGAATGGCTTGCAAAATGGACTGAGAACACAGGTTATCTGCCTCCAAGACAGGAAGTAAAAGAGGAAGAAGGACTGAAAGCATATATTGAAGAAAACCAGATGCTGAAAGTTGCATTTGACGAGATGGAAGATCTTCAGCCATGGGCAGCTTACCCAGGCGACATGGGAACTCAGGCAGAGCAGCTGCTGGCAGATACAAGGGACAAAATCCTGGATGGAAGCCAGACGCCGGAGGAAGCTCTGAAAGAAGCGCAGGATACGCTGAATAAGATGTTGGAAGAGCAGTAA
- a CDS encoding Gx transporter family protein, whose translation MKTQNIAKYGMLIALAFIFSYIEAMIPVPMPAPGMKLGLANLVSVVGLYTVGVLGTMGVALIRIVLVGFTFGNAFSMWYGLAGGITSLVLMLLCKRTGWFSILGVSVVGGIGHNLGQLLFASWTLNQKDIMYYFPVLAIGGLAAGAVIGILGGLVTERIKKGIGRLKKS comes from the coding sequence GTGAAAACTCAAAACATTGCAAAATACGGGATGTTAATTGCCCTTGCGTTTATTTTCAGCTATATAGAAGCTATGATTCCAGTGCCTATGCCGGCGCCGGGGATGAAGCTGGGCCTGGCCAATTTAGTGTCGGTAGTGGGACTTTATACAGTAGGCGTCTTAGGCACCATGGGTGTGGCTCTTATCCGCATTGTGCTGGTAGGCTTTACCTTTGGAAATGCATTCAGTATGTGGTATGGACTGGCGGGAGGCATAACTAGTTTGGTATTAATGCTTCTGTGTAAACGGACTGGATGGTTCAGTATTTTAGGGGTCAGCGTTGTGGGAGGCATTGGACATAATTTAGGGCAGCTGCTCTTTGCATCCTGGACCTTGAACCAAAAAGATATTATGTATTATTTTCCAGTACTTGCCATAGGAGGCCTGGCGGCGGGAGCTGTAATAGGAATTCTGGGAGGCCTGGTAACTGAGAGAATAAAAAAGGGAATTGGCAGGTTAAAAAAATCTTGA
- a CDS encoding arsenate reductase family protein yields MLFVEYPKCSTCQKAKKWLTGKGAQFTDRHIVEERPTEEELKMWAEKSGLPLKKFFNTSGMKYKELGLKDKLKDMTEEEQFKLLASDGMLVKRPLVVGDDFVLTGFKEAKWEEKIGKLL; encoded by the coding sequence ATGTTATTTGTAGAATATCCAAAATGCAGCACATGCCAGAAGGCAAAAAAATGGTTGACAGGAAAGGGCGCGCAGTTTACTGACCGCCATATTGTAGAGGAGCGGCCTACAGAGGAGGAACTGAAAATGTGGGCAGAGAAAAGCGGGCTGCCTTTGAAAAAGTTTTTTAATACCAGCGGAATGAAGTATAAAGAGCTGGGGCTTAAAGACAAGCTAAAAGATATGACGGAGGAAGAGCAGTTTAAGCTGCTGGCCTCTGACGGAATGTTAGTAAAGCGCCCTTTAGTCGTTGGGGACGACTTTGTTTTAACAGGCTTTAAAGAGGCTAAATGGGAAGAAAAAATAGGAAAATTGCTTTAA
- a CDS encoding sugar phosphate isomerase/epimerase family protein produces MSIFVSSLIKGFPQMEEIAHWVNKKEDRNLGVELIAFTHDKEYWDRLNRLLPEMRCPLTFHGPYIGVEGTSEKGTKEYDHLLDSYKRVSSLAAEYKVNHIVFHYTQKGVLPENKERVKEVSLENIRTILDIGRQYGAEIVVENLPLPPSGMPLYTNEEYMELYQQFPDMPGIIDMGHACLTGLNLEQLLKAEKSRIHAYHFHNNDGKKDCHNGIHNGIIDYSKFAALFKTYTKSARIVLEYEPHAWVSEESLQEDIDFVNKLYFL; encoded by the coding sequence ATGAGCATTTTTGTCAGTTCCCTGATTAAGGGATTTCCCCAGATGGAGGAAATTGCACATTGGGTGAATAAAAAAGAGGACAGAAATTTAGGGGTGGAGCTGATTGCATTTACCCACGATAAAGAGTATTGGGACAGATTAAACCGTCTGCTTCCGGAAATGAGATGCCCTCTTACTTTTCACGGCCCTTATATTGGGGTGGAAGGCACAAGTGAAAAAGGCACAAAAGAGTACGATCACCTTTTGGACAGCTATAAAAGAGTAAGCAGCCTGGCGGCAGAATATAAAGTGAATCACATTGTATTCCACTATACCCAAAAAGGGGTGCTGCCGGAGAATAAGGAAAGGGTGAAGGAAGTCAGCCTGGAAAATATCAGAACGATTCTGGATATTGGAAGACAGTACGGGGCGGAAATTGTGGTGGAAAACCTGCCTCTGCCTCCAAGTGGTATGCCTTTGTACACCAACGAAGAGTACATGGAGCTGTATCAGCAGTTTCCTGATATGCCGGGAATTATTGATATGGGCCATGCCTGCCTGACAGGATTAAACTTAGAGCAGCTGTTAAAGGCTGAGAAAAGCAGGATTCATGCCTACCATTTCCACAATAATGACGGCAAAAAGGACTGCCACAACGGAATTCACAATGGGATAATAGATTATTCTAAATTTGCCGCTTTATTTAAAACATATACTAAAAGCGCCAGAATCGTGCTGGAGTACGAGCCTCACGCCTGGGTTTCAGAGGAAAGCCTACAGGAGGATATTGACTTTGTTAACAAATTGTACTTTCTTTAG